From a single Vitis vinifera cultivar Pinot Noir 40024 chromosome 18, ASM3070453v1 genomic region:
- the LOC100255706 gene encoding transcription factor TGA4 isoform X1, with the protein MLQENMSSSSTQFATSRRIGMHEPLHQISMWRDTFKGDSNPITGASTIMQVDTMLDNKSESTSHDSLGPSGNSQPEDRTTDKTQRRLAQNREAARKSRLRKKAYVQQLETSRLKLTELEQELERARQQGLYIGGSLDTTRVGFSGTINSGIATFEMEYGHWVEEQHRQNCELRNALQAHVTDIELRILVESALNHYYELFRMKADAAKADVFYLMSGMWRTSAERFFLWIGGFRPSELLNVLMPHFEPLTDQQLLDVCNLRQSSQQAEDALSQGMDKLQQTLAQSIVTDPVGAGNYRSQMAEAVEKLDALESFVNQADHLRQQTLRQMSHLLTTRQAARGLLALGEYFHRLRALSSLWAARPREPA; encoded by the exons ATGTTGCAAGAG AATATGAGCTCTTCATCAACTCAATTTGCCACCTCAAGAAGGATCGGCATGCATGAGCCACTCCACCAGATTAGCATGTGGAGAGATACCTTCAAAGGTGATAGTAATCCAATTACGGGTGCATCCACAATCATGCAGGTGGATACAATGCTAGACAACAAG tCGGAAAGTACCTCTCATGACTCACTAGGGCCTTCAGGAAACAGTCAACCAGAAGACAGAACCACTGATAAG ACACAAAGGCGATTGGCACAAAATCGTGAAGCTGCCCGTAAAAGTCGTTTAAggaaaaag gcTTATGTTCAGCAATTAGAAACAAGCAGATTGAAGCTGACAGAACTGGAGCAGGAGCTTGAGAGAGCCAGACAGCAG GGTTTGTACATTGGGGGTTCCTTAGATACTACTCGAGTAGGTTTTTCTGGAACTATAAATTCAG GGATTGCCACGTTTGAGATGGAATATGGGCACTGGGTTGAGGAGCAACATAGACAGAATTGTGAGCTTAGGAATGCTCTGCAAGCTCATGTAACTGATATAGAGCTTCGTATACTTGTGGAAAGTGCTTTAAATCACTATTATGAACTTTTTCGCATGAAGGCTGATGCTGCAAAGGCAGATGTCTTTTATCTTATGTCTGGCATGTGGAGAACATCAGCTGAACGATTTTTTCTCTGGATTGGAGGATTCCGCCCATCAGAGCTTCTAAAT GTTCTTATGCCACATTTTGAGCCTTTGACTGATCAACAACTCCTGGATGTCTGCAACCTACGACAATCATCACAACAAGCTGAAGATGCTTTGTCTCAAGGAATGGATAAACTTCAGCAGACTCTGGCCCAGAGCATAGTTACTGATCCAGTGGGTGCTGGAAACTATAGGTCTCAGATGGCTGAAGCAGTGGAGAAGCTGGATGCATTAGAGAGCTTTGTAAACCAG GCAGATCATCTTCGTCAGCAAACCCTGCGACAAATGTCTCATCTACTAACAACCCGTCAAGCAGCCCGAGGCCTACTTGCTTTGGGGGAGTACTTTCATCGTCTTCGAGCTCTTAGTTCTCTTTGGGCTGCTCGTCCCCGTGAGCCTGCCTAG
- the LOC100255706 gene encoding transcription factor TGA4 isoform X2 yields the protein MSSSSTQFATSRRIGMHEPLHQISMWRDTFKGDSNPITGASTIMQVDTMLDNKSESTSHDSLGPSGNSQPEDRTTDKTQRRLAQNREAARKSRLRKKAYVQQLETSRLKLTELEQELERARQQGLYIGGSLDTTRVGFSGTINSGIATFEMEYGHWVEEQHRQNCELRNALQAHVTDIELRILVESALNHYYELFRMKADAAKADVFYLMSGMWRTSAERFFLWIGGFRPSELLNVLMPHFEPLTDQQLLDVCNLRQSSQQAEDALSQGMDKLQQTLAQSIVTDPVGAGNYRSQMAEAVEKLDALESFVNQADHLRQQTLRQMSHLLTTRQAARGLLALGEYFHRLRALSSLWAARPREPA from the exons ATGAGCTCTTCATCAACTCAATTTGCCACCTCAAGAAGGATCGGCATGCATGAGCCACTCCACCAGATTAGCATGTGGAGAGATACCTTCAAAGGTGATAGTAATCCAATTACGGGTGCATCCACAATCATGCAGGTGGATACAATGCTAGACAACAAG tCGGAAAGTACCTCTCATGACTCACTAGGGCCTTCAGGAAACAGTCAACCAGAAGACAGAACCACTGATAAG ACACAAAGGCGATTGGCACAAAATCGTGAAGCTGCCCGTAAAAGTCGTTTAAggaaaaag gcTTATGTTCAGCAATTAGAAACAAGCAGATTGAAGCTGACAGAACTGGAGCAGGAGCTTGAGAGAGCCAGACAGCAG GGTTTGTACATTGGGGGTTCCTTAGATACTACTCGAGTAGGTTTTTCTGGAACTATAAATTCAG GGATTGCCACGTTTGAGATGGAATATGGGCACTGGGTTGAGGAGCAACATAGACAGAATTGTGAGCTTAGGAATGCTCTGCAAGCTCATGTAACTGATATAGAGCTTCGTATACTTGTGGAAAGTGCTTTAAATCACTATTATGAACTTTTTCGCATGAAGGCTGATGCTGCAAAGGCAGATGTCTTTTATCTTATGTCTGGCATGTGGAGAACATCAGCTGAACGATTTTTTCTCTGGATTGGAGGATTCCGCCCATCAGAGCTTCTAAAT GTTCTTATGCCACATTTTGAGCCTTTGACTGATCAACAACTCCTGGATGTCTGCAACCTACGACAATCATCACAACAAGCTGAAGATGCTTTGTCTCAAGGAATGGATAAACTTCAGCAGACTCTGGCCCAGAGCATAGTTACTGATCCAGTGGGTGCTGGAAACTATAGGTCTCAGATGGCTGAAGCAGTGGAGAAGCTGGATGCATTAGAGAGCTTTGTAAACCAG GCAGATCATCTTCGTCAGCAAACCCTGCGACAAATGTCTCATCTACTAACAACCCGTCAAGCAGCCCGAGGCCTACTTGCTTTGGGGGAGTACTTTCATCGTCTTCGAGCTCTTAGTTCTCTTTGGGCTGCTCGTCCCCGTGAGCCTGCCTAG